In a genomic window of Ignavibacteria bacterium:
- a CDS encoding oligosaccharide flippase family protein, giving the protein MKLTAHLGKITWSLADKVLYVAYGLVQFVQIAALPADVYGVFTLLVALNTWIMIVSDGSALAGIIQYGVDPNERKRVNLMALVIHSAVVGSAALGIFLLREPLVHVFRVEQFGVVATLLPLYCLLTLPRMFCLKIIYREMRMKDLFVADAIWFGVRTAMTFWFIANDSLHSLSDIVLIDFAGMAASSLATMALTRKDLIFGWSGSISFGTYLRYGVPLAMATALNSAPRQLDVYVIAAYFGVGVVGVYNPAKNLYRFFEQAFDAVTTLLYPAAVRMYTQHRMEDLQILITKAISITLIPTIIAVVVLELGLSRMIIPILGDNYAAAVDHFNVLSIAALGMPFVLMSSIIAAMGRSTAIVRYSAVGLLVAGGVLFVVGELGEPLFVGLGLVANTIVVGILCTMHVRRELHFPLRALGRAFGDVRHAFIRRREGI; this is encoded by the coding sequence ATGAAATTAACGGCTCATCTTGGGAAGATCACGTGGTCGCTGGCTGATAAGGTCCTTTACGTGGCCTATGGTTTGGTGCAATTCGTGCAGATCGCAGCCCTGCCGGCAGATGTCTATGGCGTATTCACACTCCTTGTGGCGTTGAATACCTGGATCATGATCGTCTCCGATGGATCGGCGTTGGCAGGCATCATCCAATACGGAGTTGATCCCAACGAACGCAAACGCGTGAATCTCATGGCGCTGGTCATACATAGTGCCGTGGTAGGTAGTGCCGCGCTCGGCATCTTCCTGCTTCGCGAACCCTTGGTTCATGTCTTCCGCGTAGAGCAGTTCGGTGTTGTAGCTACGTTGCTTCCGCTGTATTGCCTTCTTACCCTGCCTCGCATGTTCTGCCTGAAGATCATCTACCGCGAGATGCGGATGAAGGATCTGTTCGTTGCAGATGCGATCTGGTTCGGTGTGCGGACGGCCATGACGTTCTGGTTTATTGCCAATGATTCGCTCCACTCACTCAGTGATATCGTCCTCATCGATTTTGCGGGTATGGCTGCCAGCTCGCTCGCGACAATGGCGCTTACTCGTAAGGATCTGATCTTTGGATGGTCGGGTTCTATCTCGTTCGGGACCTACCTGCGTTATGGCGTGCCCCTTGCGATGGCCACGGCATTGAACTCTGCGCCACGTCAACTCGACGTGTATGTGATCGCCGCCTATTTCGGTGTTGGTGTTGTTGGGGTCTACAACCCGGCAAAGAATCTGTACCGGTTCTTTGAACAGGCTTTTGATGCAGTGACAACGTTGCTCTACCCGGCTGCTGTGCGGATGTACACCCAACATCGTATGGAAGATCTTCAGATCCTGATCACCAAGGCCATCAGCATCACGCTCATCCCAACGATCATCGCCGTGGTTGTGTTAGAGCTTGGATTGAGCAGGATGATAATTCCTATCCTTGGAGATAATTATGCGGCTGCCGTAGATCACTTCAACGTGCTTTCTATTGCCGCACTTGGAATGCCCTTCGTCCTCATGAGTAGTATCATTGCGGCTATGGGGCGGAGCACGGCCATCGTCCGATACTCTGCTGTTGGACTCCTTGTAGCCGGTGGCGTCCTCTTTGTGGTTGGAGAGCTTGGTGAGCCCCTTTTCGTTGGACTTGGACTTGTTGCCAACACCATCGTTGTTGGCATTCTCTGCACAATGCACGTGCGCCGAGAACTTCACTTCCCATTACGTGCATTGGGTCGAGCCTTCGGCGATGTACGCCATGCCTTCATCCGTCGTAGGGAGGGGATATGA
- a CDS encoding VCBS repeat-containing protein: MLTSTETGSGTKRDMGDQDFANNLFSGDAESRKNAYLKMPKSKLRDYYFRNIGGFRFEDAGEANGVREFEVSNGAAYGDLDNDGDLDLVVNNTDTTASLLVNTTRERTANGAHWIGLVLKGPDANRSAIGARVRVYTPDSKFTREIYPARGFLSTSDVRLIVGLGTTDHIDSIVVTWPTGVVSTSASIPVDTYANIEMPSSAPTWSAPLLPPSLMGKLRRATIPFYHRENAYDDFKRERLLPYRLSKDGPGLAVGDVDGDGYADVVLTGPKYQATQCFRQKPGEVMMAWPCGLDYADAEDVDAALVDIDGDKDLDLIVVTGGNEFDAGDPELEDRLYRNDGKGYFTQIKNGLPGGNESGSCVAPSDYDGDGDIDLFIGGRVVPGKFPTVARSVLYRNVNGSFVDVTDSAAPGLSHVGMTSRAIWTDIDGDADEDLVVVGDWMTPRIWQNTKGSFKDISSQAGMDGHEGWWSAIHAADVDNDGDMDLIAGNVGLNCRVAPEPDKPLICFVGDFDDNGSVDPIVTQILDGKRVPTRGRMTLIQHMPTMTRKFNTYEQYAKAEIGDVLSAAQIDTAQKLFAREFASTVFVNEKGRFTSHSLPDLAQISPIMAVVARDLDLDGDQDLIVAGNTKTADADNIAFDAGIGLVLMNDGVGGFAPLAARQSGFNAPHEVRRMAILPVPGSFDLLCVSVNNRTPRLFHLPTASPQPTRRR; this comes from the coding sequence TTGTTGACATCGACGGAGACGGGCTCTGGCACAAAACGCGACATGGGCGATCAGGACTTTGCGAACAATCTCTTCTCGGGTGATGCCGAAAGTAGAAAGAACGCCTACCTAAAGATGCCGAAATCGAAACTGCGTGACTATTACTTCCGGAACATCGGCGGATTTCGCTTTGAAGATGCAGGAGAGGCTAATGGCGTGAGGGAGTTTGAAGTATCCAATGGCGCAGCCTACGGAGACCTTGACAACGACGGCGACCTCGATCTTGTTGTCAATAACACGGATACTACAGCCTCATTGCTTGTCAATACAACCCGAGAACGAACAGCAAACGGGGCTCACTGGATCGGACTCGTTCTCAAGGGTCCCGATGCCAATCGCTCTGCCATCGGTGCGCGTGTGCGCGTGTATACTCCAGACTCGAAGTTCACACGAGAGATCTATCCCGCTCGCGGTTTCTTGTCGACCTCCGATGTTCGCCTCATCGTTGGACTTGGAACAACCGATCACATCGATTCTATTGTCGTAACATGGCCTACAGGTGTTGTCAGTACATCAGCTTCTATACCAGTTGATACCTACGCCAATATTGAAATGCCGTCTTCGGCGCCAACTTGGTCGGCTCCTCTGCTTCCGCCATCACTGATGGGGAAGCTGCGTCGTGCCACCATTCCGTTCTATCACCGAGAGAATGCGTACGACGATTTCAAACGCGAGAGACTCCTTCCATATCGCCTTTCAAAGGATGGACCTGGGCTTGCCGTTGGTGATGTGGATGGCGACGGATATGCCGACGTTGTCCTTACCGGACCCAAGTATCAAGCAACGCAGTGTTTTCGGCAAAAGCCGGGTGAAGTGATGATGGCCTGGCCCTGCGGCTTGGACTATGCTGATGCTGAAGACGTTGATGCCGCCTTAGTAGATATTGACGGTGACAAAGACTTGGACCTCATTGTTGTAACTGGAGGGAATGAGTTCGATGCCGGTGATCCTGAACTCGAGGACCGACTCTACAGGAATGACGGAAAAGGCTATTTCACGCAGATCAAGAATGGTCTTCCCGGTGGGAATGAGTCTGGTTCATGTGTAGCTCCGTCTGACTATGACGGAGATGGTGACATCGACTTGTTCATTGGAGGTAGGGTTGTTCCGGGGAAGTTCCCTACGGTAGCGCGAAGCGTGTTGTATCGTAACGTGAACGGCTCGTTTGTTGACGTAACGGATTCGGCGGCACCGGGCCTTTCTCATGTAGGAATGACGAGCAGGGCGATCTGGACAGACATTGACGGCGATGCTGATGAAGATCTCGTCGTTGTAGGGGACTGGATGACCCCTCGGATCTGGCAGAACACCAAGGGGTCGTTCAAAGACATCAGCTCCCAGGCAGGGATGGATGGGCACGAAGGCTGGTGGTCTGCTATTCACGCGGCAGACGTTGACAATGATGGAGACATGGATCTCATTGCTGGGAATGTTGGATTGAATTGTAGAGTAGCTCCGGAGCCAGATAAGCCCCTTATCTGCTTCGTAGGTGATTTTGACGACAATGGTTCGGTCGACCCGATCGTGACGCAGATCCTAGATGGCAAACGAGTGCCCACACGCGGAAGGATGACGCTGATTCAGCATATGCCTACCATGACTCGCAAATTCAATACCTACGAACAGTATGCGAAGGCGGAAATCGGCGATGTTCTTTCAGCAGCGCAAATAGATACGGCCCAGAAGCTCTTCGCCCGAGAGTTTGCTTCAACCGTCTTTGTGAATGAGAAGGGGCGATTCACGTCGCACTCGCTTCCGGATCTAGCGCAGATATCCCCGATTATGGCCGTGGTGGCGCGGGATTTGGATCTTGACGGAGATCAGGATCTGATCGTGGCAGGGAATACAAAGACTGCTGATGCCGATAACATCGCCTTTGATGCGGGTATTGGACTAGTTCTCATGAACGACGGAGTTGGCGGGTTTGCACCGTTGGCGGCACGACAAAGTGGATTTAATGCCCCACATGAAGTCCGGCGGATGGCAATACTTCCCGTCCCTGGTTCGTTTGACCTCCTTTGTGTGTCCGTCAACAACAGGACTCCTCGACTGTTCCATTTACCGACGGCTAGCCCACAACCTACCCGTAGACGGTAA
- a CDS encoding DUF4010 domain-containing protein: MPSLLTVTDLFPWVTLGIALLIGVIVGAERETARSHAAIGLRDIVLTAAMGWISGRLEEPLIGISVMLGLVALMIVHRPRADTHIGVTTEFAVISVFLLTYVLGSTREASIVVLIVALAIALALLLDAKSTVKRVFKEVITDKEVADTIRFLAIIFIILPLLPEGRFGPYEFFAPRTLWFAVILVTGVSFVGYFLEKFLGPRLGTWLMAVLGGMVSTTVMTQTFARQAAVNPARLTIAWQAATLANSIQFPRMLILLLITAPGLAQMTITALVPAFVAGLIMSALIGRGRTTEEATQPALRNPLRLWPAIQFAVFMAGVSITGAVLYDLLGTGGLFLTSALGAILDVDAITLNAADRVSAGVMDLKIGQVVLVIAVGANMIVKLVLSATSGSRGFFLRMLLSFSVMFAAAALGLLL; this comes from the coding sequence GTGCCATCGCTCCTGACCGTTACGGACCTGTTCCCTTGGGTCACACTTGGTATCGCGTTACTTATAGGTGTGATCGTTGGAGCAGAGCGTGAAACGGCCAGGTCTCATGCAGCCATCGGACTGCGTGATATCGTTCTAACGGCAGCCATGGGGTGGATCTCAGGACGGCTTGAGGAGCCCCTTATCGGCATTTCTGTGATGTTGGGTCTTGTTGCGCTGATGATCGTACATCGTCCGCGTGCGGACACGCACATTGGTGTAACAACGGAGTTCGCCGTGATCTCCGTGTTCCTCCTGACCTACGTCCTCGGTAGCACACGAGAGGCTTCCATCGTTGTGCTTATCGTTGCCTTAGCGATCGCCTTGGCGCTGTTGCTTGATGCGAAGTCCACCGTGAAGCGAGTATTCAAGGAAGTGATCACGGACAAGGAAGTTGCGGATACGATCCGTTTCCTCGCCATTATCTTCATCATCCTGCCCTTGTTGCCGGAGGGAAGATTCGGACCATACGAATTCTTCGCACCGCGGACTTTGTGGTTTGCCGTGATCCTCGTGACCGGCGTGTCATTCGTTGGGTATTTCCTTGAGAAGTTTCTTGGACCGCGGCTTGGTACGTGGCTCATGGCTGTACTCGGCGGTATGGTCTCTACGACCGTGATGACGCAGACATTCGCGAGGCAGGCGGCAGTGAATCCGGCTCGGCTCACGATCGCGTGGCAGGCAGCAACACTTGCCAACAGTATCCAGTTCCCTCGAATGTTGATCCTGTTGCTGATCACGGCTCCAGGTCTTGCACAAATGACAATCACTGCACTTGTGCCGGCCTTTGTTGCCGGTCTCATCATGAGTGCGCTTATCGGGCGTGGTCGCACGACAGAAGAGGCTACCCAGCCGGCTCTTCGCAATCCTCTTCGTCTCTGGCCGGCAATACAGTTTGCTGTCTTTATGGCTGGCGTGTCGATCACCGGAGCGGTACTGTATGATCTCCTTGGAACTGGCGGACTTTTCCTGACCAGTGCCCTTGGTGCTATACTCGACGTGGACGCTATCACCTTGAATGCTGCGGACAGAGTAAGTGCCGGAGTCATGGATCTCAAGATCGGGCAGGTCGTTCTCGTGATCGCCGTTGGTGCGAACATGATCGTGAAGCTGGTCCTATCCGCGACCAGTGGGTCAAGGGGCTTCTTCCTCCGGATGCTACTATCGTTTTCCGTGATGTTCGCGGCAGCGGCATTGGGTCTCCTATTGTAA
- a CDS encoding DUF4136 domain-containing protein: MNSFKRAMAWCAASCATALVAVGCYPSHGLSVEDYDTVITGHHASTDFTKYRTYYMQDTIVHVDVETSTIITRKYDALILSTIATNMANMGYVRTTDTVAADPDVRLYVAATATTFETYYGGYWGGYWGWYGGYYPPYYGGYPVYGTTTWDVGALAVDMVDRTVSIGGNTGGIVWGASLSGLVGGGVSNTYLAGKINQMFIQSPYLETGDAQ; encoded by the coding sequence ATGAACTCGTTCAAGAGGGCCATGGCCTGGTGTGCAGCAAGCTGCGCAACAGCGTTGGTGGCCGTGGGATGTTATCCTTCTCATGGTCTTTCGGTTGAAGACTATGATACCGTCATCACGGGACATCATGCATCAACGGACTTCACCAAGTACCGTACCTACTACATGCAAGACACCATCGTGCATGTGGATGTTGAAACATCTACCATCATCACGCGGAAGTACGATGCTCTTATCCTGAGCACGATCGCAACGAACATGGCCAACATGGGCTATGTACGCACTACAGATACCGTTGCAGCAGACCCGGATGTGCGACTCTATGTGGCGGCAACAGCAACCACGTTTGAGACCTATTATGGCGGTTACTGGGGCGGTTATTGGGGCTGGTATGGCGGTTATTATCCTCCGTACTACGGTGGATATCCTGTCTACGGAACCACGACGTGGGATGTAGGTGCGCTTGCTGTTGACATGGTGGACCGCACGGTATCGATTGGCGGAAACACTGGCGGCATCGTTTGGGGCGCAAGCCTTAGCGGTCTTGTTGGTGGAGGTGTTTCCAATACCTACCTCGCCGGGAAGATCAATCAGATGTTCATTCAATCGCCATACCTCGAAACAGGAGATGCACAATGA
- a CDS encoding HmuY family protein produces the protein MIERSMMIRTIVGTILFTLTAMMVAACTDDPVAPTTPVDTTVVAKQNMHPDSVEGWLYYSIDGDSVVPAAKSVSVEWDVRMAYLLCCGNTRVIKIQLNSGNVGPGSTQGVIVKSRFENVTALPSSSVLRNDDTLAQIVPQQVIGSEALFIYQGSPNHTIQPSPDKVIAIRTRKGRLVKFQFTSIYEGAPATPTQETPIGFYHFRYAQLSQ, from the coding sequence GTGATCGAACGTTCAATGATGATAAGAACAATTGTCGGGACAATTCTTTTTACACTCACGGCAATGATGGTGGCTGCGTGTACAGACGACCCTGTTGCACCTACCACTCCCGTGGATACCACCGTTGTGGCCAAGCAGAACATGCATCCGGACAGTGTTGAAGGGTGGCTTTACTATTCGATCGACGGTGATTCCGTGGTGCCTGCAGCGAAGTCCGTTTCCGTAGAGTGGGATGTTCGCATGGCCTACCTGCTTTGTTGCGGGAATACGCGCGTCATCAAGATCCAGCTAAATTCCGGAAACGTTGGTCCGGGGTCTACGCAAGGAGTGATCGTCAAGAGCAGATTCGAGAACGTCACTGCATTGCCGTCATCGTCCGTTCTGCGGAACGACGACACTCTTGCACAGATCGTACCGCAGCAGGTGATCGGCTCTGAAGCACTCTTCATCTATCAAGGCAGTCCGAACCATACCATTCAGCCAAGTCCAGACAAAGTGATCGCCATCCGAACCCGAAAGGGAAGACTTGTGAAGTTCCAATTCACAAGCATCTATGAGGGGGCTCCCGCAACACCAACGCAGGAGACTCCGATCGGGTTCTATCATTTCCGCTATGCACAATTGAGCCAATAG
- a CDS encoding LptF/LptG family permease → MNILDRYVLRQFVVTFVFALVALSSIFIIIDLFERLDKFIDNKTPIEMIVRFYLAFLPYILELVNPVALMLAGLFSVGRLSNNNEITAMRSGGQGPIRFLLPILAFAFVMSIAQMYFNGWIAPRAATERFAIERKFLASENGPSSLQDLFFRESPSMNVSLRRYDAQNKVGTGVAVEEFGSAEMPRQQWRIDADSMEWDSTSALWVMPLATKRTFYPDSVAIEILRQFKAPFTIRHDQIAKLQLNPEEMTFPEMKDYIETLKRGGKDTRRQEIDLSGQWAFPFVNLIVVLISIPFASVRRRGGMAVNIAAAMVIAITYIAFTKISQAAGAAVDLPVEVIGWSANAIFLVIGLAVLARTRA, encoded by the coding sequence ATGAACATCCTTGACCGGTACGTGCTTCGGCAATTTGTGGTGACGTTCGTTTTCGCCTTAGTTGCATTGAGTTCGATCTTTATCATCATCGATCTGTTTGAGAGACTCGACAAGTTTATCGACAACAAGACGCCGATCGAGATGATCGTGAGGTTCTACCTCGCATTTCTACCGTATATCCTTGAGCTGGTGAATCCGGTTGCGCTCATGCTTGCCGGTCTCTTCTCAGTGGGCCGCTTGAGCAACAACAATGAGATCACGGCGATGCGATCGGGAGGGCAAGGACCGATCCGCTTTCTCCTACCAATTCTCGCATTTGCATTTGTGATGAGCATAGCGCAGATGTATTTCAACGGCTGGATCGCACCAAGGGCCGCTACGGAGAGGTTTGCTATCGAACGGAAGTTCCTTGCAAGCGAGAATGGCCCGTCGTCTCTTCAGGATCTCTTCTTCCGAGAGAGTCCATCGATGAATGTCTCGCTCAGGCGGTATGATGCCCAGAACAAGGTAGGCACTGGCGTGGCCGTTGAGGAGTTCGGCTCGGCAGAAATGCCGCGTCAGCAATGGCGTATCGATGCAGACTCAATGGAATGGGATTCTACCTCCGCTCTTTGGGTGATGCCGTTGGCAACCAAGCGCACGTTCTATCCGGATAGCGTTGCTATTGAGATACTACGGCAGTTCAAAGCCCCTTTCACGATCCGTCATGACCAAATAGCAAAGCTGCAACTCAATCCTGAGGAGATGACGTTCCCGGAGATGAAGGACTACATCGAAACCCTGAAACGAGGCGGCAAGGACACGAGGCGTCAAGAGATCGATCTTTCGGGTCAATGGGCATTCCCATTTGTGAATTTGATCGTAGTTCTCATATCCATTCCATTTGCATCCGTTCGGCGGCGGGGGGGAATGGCCGTAAACATCGCGGCCGCCATGGTCATTGCGATTACGTACATTGCATTCACAAAGATCAGTCAGGCAGCCGGTGCGGCTGTTGATCTTCCCGTTGAAGTGATTGGATGGAGTGCGAACGCAATATTCTTAGTGATCGGGCTGGCTGTGTTGGCCAGGACCCGGGCTTGA
- the paaA gene encoding 1,2-phenylacetyl-CoA epoxidase subunit A, which translates to MYGNISIVEGPAADQVADDPQKLAEFEEKIAKGDKIEPHDWMPAEYRRQLIRMIEQHAHSEIIGALPEGTWITRAPGFKRKMALMAKVQDEVGHAQLLYSAAETLGKPREKMIDDLLTGKSKYSNVFNYPALTWADTAVIAWLIDASAIINQVANSKGSYAPYCRALERICQEESFHLKYGYDNVVALATGTPTQREMVQEALNRWWRPIMHFFGPPDVASQHTEKLMKWKVKMASNDDMRQQFFNQYVPKIWELGLTVPDKELAKDPVTGKWTYGDPDWDEFKRVINGDGPCNKERLAVRRMAEEHGRWVRQALARPTDGYVVPLA; encoded by the coding sequence ATGTACGGAAACATCAGCATCGTAGAAGGTCCTGCTGCCGACCAAGTAGCAGATGATCCGCAAAAGCTTGCCGAGTTCGAAGAGAAGATCGCCAAAGGCGACAAGATCGAACCGCACGATTGGATGCCGGCAGAGTATCGCCGTCAGCTCATTCGTATGATCGAACAACATGCGCACTCGGAGATCATCGGGGCACTGCCGGAAGGCACGTGGATCACGCGCGCCCCTGGCTTCAAGCGTAAGATGGCGCTGATGGCAAAGGTGCAAGACGAAGTAGGGCACGCGCAGCTTCTGTATAGCGCAGCGGAGACTCTTGGCAAGCCACGCGAGAAGATGATCGATGATCTGCTCACCGGGAAATCGAAGTATTCGAACGTCTTCAACTATCCGGCCTTGACGTGGGCAGATACAGCCGTGATCGCTTGGTTGATTGATGCTTCAGCGATCATCAACCAGGTTGCGAATTCAAAGGGTTCCTATGCCCCTTACTGCAGAGCACTCGAACGGATCTGTCAAGAAGAGTCATTCCACTTGAAGTATGGTTACGACAACGTAGTGGCATTGGCAACCGGAACGCCAACACAACGCGAAATGGTGCAAGAAGCCCTTAACCGTTGGTGGCGTCCGATCATGCACTTCTTTGGTCCGCCTGATGTTGCAAGTCAGCACACTGAGAAGTTGATGAAGTGGAAGGTGAAGATGGCGTCCAATGACGACATGCGTCAGCAGTTCTTCAATCAGTACGTCCCAAAGATCTGGGAGCTTGGACTCACCGTTCCCGACAAAGAACTTGCAAAAGACCCTGTTACCGGAAAGTGGACATACGGTGATCCGGACTGGGATGAATTCAAGCGCGTGATCAATGGTGACGGACCTTGCAATAAAGAACGACTTGCCGTGCGCCGGATGGCCGAAGAACATGGTCGATGGGTACGCCAGGCCCTGGCTCGTCCAACCGATGGATATGTTGTGCCACTAGCCTAG
- a CDS encoding vanadium-dependent haloperoxidase, which yields MKQLLLLVAFVAFARPIAAQTLSGEEIAHQWNRCVIEVIMEDGFGPPIAARIHAYSNLAGYQAAYHAEPTYISMVGKLNGFTSCPEPDPKLAYDWRVSAVAAYQVACSKLLYRTGISDSLAAVHFSRLEKDVAADVFARSKDYGIEVGKSINAYAKGDGYARTQGLPDYEWPRCDSCWIPTPPNFAKPLSPYCGRVRTIVLSGPNEFPVPPSIPFSTKKGSPFYAAAMEVIETSKTLTEEQRQIANFWNDNPVLTNYHGHFIFNSRQISPGGHWMNITERVLRDRKAGMVRSMEVYSMTAFALFDGFTACWAEKFRGNLIRPVTYINKYIESSWEPLLQTPPFPEHASGHSTITAAAAEVLMANFGDVAFVDSTEVPFGWAPRPFKNFREAAAEASVSRLYGGIHYRRGCDAGNEHGTMIGKAVVQRVQVRKQ from the coding sequence ATGAAACAACTGTTGCTGCTTGTTGCATTCGTGGCCTTTGCGCGGCCTATCGCTGCACAAACGCTATCGGGCGAAGAGATCGCCCACCAATGGAATCGATGTGTCATTGAAGTGATCATGGAGGATGGATTCGGTCCACCGATCGCAGCGCGGATCCATGCCTACTCCAATCTGGCTGGATATCAAGCGGCCTATCACGCCGAACCCACCTACATATCGATGGTAGGCAAGCTCAATGGCTTCACATCGTGTCCGGAACCCGATCCAAAGCTCGCCTATGATTGGCGGGTAAGCGCCGTTGCCGCCTATCAGGTGGCCTGCAGCAAGCTGCTATATCGCACGGGAATTTCAGACAGTCTGGCTGCAGTGCATTTCTCGCGATTGGAGAAGGATGTGGCTGCGGATGTGTTCGCTCGATCAAAAGACTACGGCATAGAAGTGGGCAAGTCCATCAACGCCTATGCAAAGGGTGACGGGTATGCTAGGACACAAGGACTGCCGGATTACGAATGGCCGCGATGCGACTCGTGTTGGATCCCAACACCGCCGAATTTTGCCAAGCCCCTTTCACCGTATTGCGGCAGAGTACGAACGATCGTACTGAGCGGACCGAATGAGTTCCCAGTGCCTCCGAGTATTCCATTCAGCACAAAGAAGGGATCTCCATTCTATGCAGCTGCAATGGAGGTGATCGAGACCTCGAAGACGCTCACGGAAGAACAGCGCCAGATCGCCAATTTCTGGAATGACAATCCGGTGCTTACCAACTACCACGGTCACTTCATCTTCAATTCCCGTCAGATCTCACCCGGCGGCCACTGGATGAATATCACCGAACGTGTATTGCGTGATCGCAAAGCAGGTATGGTGCGTTCAATGGAGGTGTATTCCATGACCGCCTTTGCACTCTTCGATGGATTCACTGCCTGCTGGGCCGAAAAATTCCGTGGAAATCTGATCCGTCCGGTGACCTACATCAACAAGTATATCGAGAGCAGTTGGGAGCCACTACTGCAGACGCCTCCGTTCCCGGAACATGCCAGCGGACACTCCACGATCACTGCGGCTGCGGCCGAAGTGCTGATGGCGAACTTTGGCGACGTAGCCTTTGTTGACAGCACAGAGGTGCCGTTTGGTTGGGCGCCGCGCCCATTCAAGAACTTCCGTGAGGCAGCAGCAGAAGCTTCGGTTAGTCGACTCTACGGTGGAATCCACTATCGCAGAGGATGTGATGCCGGCAACGAACACGGAACCATGATTGGCAAGGCAGTTGTTCAACGAGTTCAGGTTCGGAAACAGTGA
- a CDS encoding VCBS repeat-containing protein: MMLIVMIMLQGHVYAQTFSKRSAKESGITFRNDIVESDTFNVLADFYAYNGGGVGIADLDGDGLQDVVFTSTSNGISHFRNVGDLQFEDVTTSTGLQIIDNGINTGVLIADLTGDGYSDVYVCRRYLANRLFVNNGDGTFIDRSQGSALSVATFSTCASALDFDRDGDLDVFLVNSGEPRRQGYLNPGISDRLFENKGGGRFIEATQRSGIVDKGYGLSASIGDLNGDGWPDIFVTNDFEERDKVWINQRNGTFADSSVKAMANMSWASMGSDVVDIDGDGLWHKTRHGRSGLCEQSLLG; the protein is encoded by the coding sequence ATGATGCTGATCGTAATGATCATGCTGCAGGGGCATGTCTATGCACAGACATTCTCGAAGCGGTCAGCAAAAGAGTCGGGCATTACGTTCCGCAACGACATCGTTGAATCCGACACGTTCAACGTGCTTGCTGATTTCTACGCCTATAACGGCGGTGGGGTGGGCATTGCTGATCTTGATGGTGATGGACTGCAGGACGTGGTGTTTACGAGCACGTCGAATGGGATATCTCACTTCCGAAATGTGGGAGACCTGCAGTTTGAGGACGTAACCACTTCAACCGGACTTCAGATCATTGACAACGGTATCAACACCGGTGTTTTGATCGCAGATCTAACCGGAGATGGGTACTCGGATGTCTATGTCTGTAGGCGATACCTTGCTAACCGTTTGTTCGTAAATAATGGAGACGGTACGTTCATAGATCGATCCCAAGGCTCTGCCTTGTCCGTTGCGACATTCTCCACTTGTGCAAGTGCGCTAGATTTTGATCGGGACGGCGATCTGGATGTTTTCCTTGTCAATAGCGGCGAGCCCCGCAGACAGGGCTATCTCAATCCGGGCATCAGTGATCGTTTGTTTGAGAACAAAGGGGGCGGACGGTTCATTGAGGCCACACAGCGGAGTGGGATTGTTGATAAAGGGTATGGGCTCAGCGCCAGCATCGGCGATCTCAATGGCGACGGATGGCCGGACATCTTTGTGACGAATGACTTTGAAGAGCGGGATAAGGTCTGGATCAATCAACGCAACGGGACGTTCGCAGATTCTTCCGTAAAAGCCATGGCCAACATGTCGTGGGCCTCCATGGGGAGTGACGTTGTTGACATCGACGGAGACGGGCTCTGGCACAAAACGCGACATGGGCGATCAGGACTTTGCGAACAATCTCTTCTCGGGTGA